In Sphingobacteriaceae bacterium, the following proteins share a genomic window:
- a CDS encoding histidine--tRNA ligase — protein sequence MKPSIPKGTRDFGPVEMQKRQYIFSILRKNFQLFGYEPIETPTMENISTLTGKYGEEGDQLIFKILNSRIHEHKNKELLKQEFDLSLESPRNSEALTERALRYDLTVPFARYVVMNQGKLVFPFKRYQIQPVWRADKPQRGRYREFYQCDADVIGSNSLINELDLIALIEKSFHELQIPVLVKFNNRKILTALAEVINEPSKIIDITVAIDKLDKIGKEGVNKELAEKEISAAAIATLQPLLDFKGNNLEKVEVLRKLVGSNEAGKKGIEEIEFLLKNIPQGQANIELDITLARGLNYYTGTIFEVKANAGTFTPSILGGGRYDDLTGIFGLPNMSGVGISFGVDRIYDVMEELNVFPESISKSSSTTLLFTHFDEESQNHCIHLAAELRKNEISCEIYPDLTKKLSKQLDYANKKNVPFVCTVGSNEIEKGAYAIKHMTTGNKKELNITDMIHYIKTELHDIHN from the coding sequence ATGAAACCTTCCATACCAAAAGGAACAAGGGATTTCGGTCCTGTAGAGATGCAAAAACGTCAATACATTTTTTCGATTCTCCGCAAGAATTTTCAGCTGTTTGGATACGAGCCAATTGAGACTCCCACAATGGAGAATATAAGTACTCTCACAGGAAAATATGGAGAGGAAGGGGATCAACTTATCTTTAAAATTCTTAATTCGCGCATTCACGAGCACAAAAATAAAGAGTTACTCAAACAAGAATTTGACCTATCACTTGAGTCGCCCCGAAATTCGGAGGCTTTGACCGAAAGGGCTTTGCGATACGATCTAACAGTTCCGTTCGCCAGATATGTTGTAATGAATCAAGGTAAATTAGTTTTTCCTTTCAAAAGATATCAGATACAACCCGTGTGGAGAGCAGATAAACCTCAGAGAGGACGCTATAGAGAATTCTATCAATGCGATGCGGATGTGATCGGCTCTAACTCTTTAATCAACGAACTTGATCTGATAGCCCTGATCGAAAAATCTTTTCACGAACTGCAAATCCCTGTTCTTGTAAAATTTAATAACCGTAAGATTTTAACAGCCCTCGCGGAAGTAATTAATGAGCCCTCCAAAATTATTGATATAACAGTTGCCATTGACAAACTTGACAAAATCGGCAAAGAAGGTGTGAACAAAGAATTGGCAGAAAAAGAAATTTCTGCTGCAGCTATTGCCACTTTACAGCCTCTTTTGGATTTTAAAGGTAATAATCTTGAGAAAGTCGAAGTCCTAAGGAAACTTGTCGGATCCAATGAAGCAGGCAAAAAAGGGATTGAAGAAATTGAATTTTTATTGAAAAATATTCCGCAGGGACAAGCCAATATTGAACTCGATATAACATTGGCCCGCGGTTTAAATTATTACACAGGTACTATTTTTGAAGTAAAAGCAAACGCAGGAACCTTTACTCCAAGTATTCTTGGCGGTGGACGTTACGATGACCTTACCGGAATTTTCGGATTGCCAAACATGAGTGGTGTGGGGATTTCTTTTGGGGTAGACCGTATTTACGACGTGATGGAAGAACTGAATGTGTTTCCGGAAAGCATTTCAAAATCGTCGTCTACTACTCTGCTCTTTACTCACTTTGATGAAGAGTCGCAGAACCATTGTATTCATTTAGCTGCAGAGCTGCGCAAGAATGAAATTTCGTGCGAGATCTATCCTGATCTTACAAAAAAATTAAGTAAACAACTCGACTACGCCAATAAAAAAAATGTTCCTTTTGTGTGCACAGTTGGTAGCAACGAAATAGAAAAAGGAGCATACGCCATTAAACACATGACTACCGGTAACAAAAAAGAACTAAATATTACCGATATGATTCATTATATAAAAACAGAACTACATGACATTCACAATTGA
- a CDS encoding acyl-[acyl-carrier-protein]--UDP-N-acetylglucosamine O-acyltransferase: MISPLANVSPKAKIGKNVTIEAFATIYHDVEIGDNCFIHPNAVIYPDTVIGEGCKIFPGAVIGIVSQDLKYKGEKSNTVIGKNTTIREYATIHKGTADRMTTKIGDNCLIMCYTHLGHDCAIGNNVIIANNGSLAGHITVEDYVIIEGVVAAQQFVNIGAHSFVAGASLVRKSIPPYIRVAREPLQFIGVNTIGLARRGFDKEKIKQIEDIYRIIFVRGHNVSNALEIVENEIPDTETRREIVDFIRKQTDGIIKGI, from the coding sequence ATGATATCACCACTTGCAAATGTAAGTCCGAAAGCCAAAATAGGCAAGAATGTTACGATTGAGGCTTTTGCTACAATCTATCATGATGTTGAAATTGGAGACAATTGTTTTATTCACCCCAATGCAGTTATTTATCCTGACACGGTGATTGGTGAAGGCTGCAAAATTTTTCCGGGCGCTGTTATTGGTATTGTTAGCCAGGATCTAAAATACAAAGGCGAAAAATCGAATACGGTTATTGGAAAAAACACCACCATACGCGAATACGCCACTATACACAAAGGTACGGCAGACCGTATGACAACCAAGATCGGCGACAACTGCCTGATCATGTGTTATACGCATCTGGGTCACGATTGTGCGATTGGGAATAATGTGATCATTGCAAACAATGGAAGCCTGGCCGGACATATTACGGTTGAAGATTATGTTATTATCGAAGGAGTAGTTGCCGCACAGCAATTCGTAAATATTGGCGCGCACTCTTTTGTAGCAGGTGCTTCTTTAGTTCGTAAAAGCATTCCTCCATACATTCGTGTTGCCCGCGAACCTCTTCAATTTATCGGGGTGAATACTATTGGTTTAGCGCGCAGAGGTTTTGATAAAGAAAAAATCAAACAAATAGAAGATATCTACCGGATCATCTTTGTACGCGGACACAATGTATCCAATGCTCTTGAAATTGTTGAGAATGAAATTCCGGACACTGAAACACGTCGCGAGATTGTTGACTTTATCCGCAAACAGACAGATGGTATCATTAAAGGAATTTGA
- a CDS encoding UDP-3-O-[3-hydroxymyristoyl] N-acetylglucosamine deacetylase (catalyzes the zinc dependent deacetylation of UDP-(3-O-acyl)-N-acetylglucosamine to UDP-3-O-(3-hydroxytetradecanoyl)-glucosamine in the second step of lipid A biosynthesis and catalyzes the dehydration of beta-hydroxyacyl-ACP to trans-2-acyl-ACP in fatty acid biosynthesis) has translation MSDKQRTIKKAISVSGVGLHTGKPVTLTFNPAEENHWFKFQRVDLEGHPVIEADADLVVDTSRGTTLEKNGVRVHTTEHVLAALVGLGIDNCLIQVTGPEMPIMDGSALKFIEVLEEAGIVEQEAERDYFELTENLTFEDPIKKVEMLAVPQDEFRVTVMVDYGSEVLGTQHASMYNLGEFKNEIASCRTFVFLRELEALLAHNLIKGGDLDNAIVLVDSELPKDKLDHLRKVFNKPDVEVKGHGVLNNTKLRFFNEPARHKLLDIVGDLALVGRPMKIHVLAGRPGHAGNVDFAKKLKALAKKQKAEKDYPKVDLNATPVLNIMDIMKLLPHRQPMLLIDKIMEVSDNHVIGVKNVTLNEEFFKGHFPDNPVMPGVMLIEAMAQCGGVLVLKTVPDPENYLTYFMKIDGVKFKKMVIPGDTVVFSLNLVTPIRRGICHMRGVAYVNNKPVMEGEMMAQIVKVKGHEVKKSEPQLA, from the coding sequence ATGAGCGATAAACAAAGAACCATAAAAAAAGCTATTTCTGTATCAGGAGTTGGCTTACATACCGGTAAACCCGTTACCCTTACTTTTAATCCAGCAGAAGAAAATCATTGGTTTAAATTTCAACGTGTTGATCTGGAAGGTCATCCTGTTATTGAAGCGGATGCTGATCTGGTAGTGGATACTTCGCGTGGTACTACACTTGAAAAAAACGGGGTTCGTGTTCATACTACTGAACATGTACTTGCAGCTTTGGTTGGCTTAGGTATTGATAATTGTTTGATCCAGGTAACTGGTCCCGAAATGCCGATTATGGATGGAAGCGCTTTAAAATTTATTGAAGTGCTTGAAGAAGCGGGTATTGTTGAGCAGGAAGCCGAACGTGATTATTTTGAACTGACTGAAAATTTAACTTTTGAAGATCCCATTAAAAAAGTAGAGATGCTTGCTGTGCCGCAGGATGAATTTCGTGTAACGGTGATGGTGGATTACGGCAGCGAAGTTTTGGGCACACAACATGCGTCCATGTATAATCTCGGAGAGTTTAAAAATGAAATTGCATCTTGCCGTACTTTCGTTTTCTTAAGAGAGTTAGAAGCTCTTCTAGCGCATAATTTAATTAAGGGTGGAGATTTGGATAATGCCATTGTTTTGGTAGATAGCGAACTTCCGAAAGATAAATTAGATCATCTTCGTAAAGTATTTAATAAGCCGGACGTAGAAGTAAAAGGGCACGGTGTTTTAAATAATACAAAGCTGCGTTTCTTCAACGAACCGGCGAGACACAAACTGTTGGATATAGTGGGTGATCTGGCTTTGGTGGGCAGACCTATGAAAATTCACGTACTGGCTGGCCGTCCTGGGCACGCTGGCAACGTAGACTTTGCAAAAAAATTAAAAGCACTTGCTAAAAAACAGAAAGCAGAAAAAGATTATCCGAAAGTGGATTTGAACGCTACTCCTGTTTTGAATATTATGGACATCATGAAATTATTACCTCACCGTCAACCGATGTTGCTGATAGATAAAATCATGGAAGTTTCTGATAACCATGTAATCGGTGTGAAAAATGTTACTTTAAATGAAGAATTTTTTAAAGGACACTTCCCTGATAATCCGGTAATGCCAGGTGTTATGCTTATTGAGGCAATGGCGCAGTGTGGTGGTGTACTCGTTTTAAAAACGGTTCCTGATCCTGAAAATTACCTCACTTACTTCATGAAAATTGATGGGGTTAAATTTAAGAAGATGGTAATTCCAGGAGATACAGTTGTGTTTAGTTTAAATCTTGTTACCCCTATTCGTCGCGGAATTTGTCACATGCGTGGTGTAGCTTACGTTAATAACAAACCTGTAATGGAAGGCGAAATGATGGCGCAGATCGTTAAGGTGAAAGGACACGAGGTTAAAAAATCTGAACCACAATTAGCTTAA